The nucleotide sequence GCACGCACTCGCGGGCCACGGGCTGGAGCCGGGCGCGCGGGTGGTGCTGTTCAGCGAGAACTCGGTCGAGGCCTATCTGGCCAAGATCGGGATCGCGAAGGCGGGCATGGTGGCGGTGCCGATCAACCCGGCCCTCGCCCCGGACGTGCTCGAGCACCTGATCGGCCAGGCGCAGCCGGCGACGGCGATCGTCGACGCCGAGCTGTGGCCGCGGGCCGAGTCGGCCTTCGCCGCCACCGGTCTGGGCGTCGGCGCCACTATCACGATCGGCGGCGCTCCGGTCGCGGGCAGCGTGAGCTTCGGGGAGTTCCTCGACGGCGAGCCGACGACCGAGCCCGACGTGGAGATCCACTCCGACGACATCTGGCAGCTTCTCTACACCTCGGGCACCACGGCGATGCCCAAGGGCGTGATGTTCTCGCACGGCGCGAGCCACCTCGCCGGGCTGAACTTCACGGTCTCGCTGACCCGCGGCCTGCAGGTGGAGACCGAGCTCAAGGTCGCCACCGCGCTGCCGATGATCTACCACGTCGGTGACCAGATCTTCACGCTCTCGGCGTTCCTGGCGGGCGGCTCCCTGGTGCTGGGGCGTCGCCCGGTGCCCGACCAGGTCGTCGCCACGATCGCCGAGGAGCGCCCGACCGCGCTGTGGGCGGGCTCGCCGCAGTTCGTCGCCGCGATCAACGCCGAGGCCGAGCGGGCCGGTGCGGACCTGTCCAGCCTGACCGTGCTGGTCTACGGCTGGGGCGCGCTCGATCCGGCGGTGTACGCGGGGCTGCAGGAGAAGGCGCCCGGTCTGGTGGTGCTGGGCATCTTCGGGCAGACCGAGGCGATCGCCTGTCACAGGTTCTGGCCCGCGGTGTGGAACGAGATCTACGAGCGCACCGCCCCGGCGGTCAACTACGTCGGCGTCCCGAGCCCGCTGCTGGCCTCGGACGTCGTGGACGAGACCGGGCAGTCGCTGCGCGACACTCCGCAGGTGCCGGGCGAGGTGGTGTACCGCAGCCCGATCGTCACGGCGGGCTACTACCTCAACGAGGAGGCCACCCGGGAGGCCTTCCGCGGCGGCTGGTTCCACTCCGGAGACAGCGCGTCGGTCGACGCCGACGGCCTGCGGATCATGGTGGACCGCTTCAAGGACATCGTGAAGTCCGGCGGGGAGAACGTCTCCAGCCTGCGGGTGGAGTCGGTCCTGCACGGGCATCCGGCCGTGGAGAAGGCGGCGGTGATCGGGCTGCCGCACGAGCACTGGGGCGAAGCGGTCACGGCGGTCGTGGTGCTGCGGGCGGGCGCCGAGCCGGACGAGGAGTCGATCATCGCGCACTGCCGGGCGAAGCTGGGCGGCTACGAGACGCCCAAGGCGATCGTGTTCGCGGACAGCCTGCCCGAGACCGTGGGCGGGAAGATCCTGAAGTACAAGCTCCGCCGGCAGCACAGCACGCTGTTCGGCTGACGGCCGCGCGGGCGGGGCCGGGGGAGGGGTGGGGCCGGGCAGGGGCGCCGCGCCGGGCACCCCTGCCGGGAGGCCGATCCGGCGCCGTGACCGGCTGCCCCGTGCTCAGTGCCTCAGGTTCGCGACCCGCCGCTCGACGTCGGCGAAGTCCGTGGAGTCCGCGGCGAACCCGTTGAACAGCGTGCGGCAGTACTCGCGGGACAGCTCCTCCGGGCTCCAGCCGCCGCCGCGGTGGAACCACTGGGCGACCTGTTTGTGGAGATTGAAGAACTGGAACATCAGCAGCCGCACGTCGGTGTCCCGGAACAGGCCTCGTGCCACCGCGTCGCGTCCGAGTTCGAGCAGCGGCTCCTCGAAGGCGCTGCGCTGGGCGAGGAAACGGGTCCGGTTGGTGCCGGTCAGGTAGCGGTAGTCGTGCTCGTAGACCCAGACCGAGTCGGGACGCTCGGCGATACCGGCCAGGATGGCCTCCGAGATCAATCTCAGCTTGACCAGCGGCGACTCGTCGAGCGCGCAGACCTCGTGGGTCCGCTCCACGAGCGGGCCCATCACCCGTGCCGAGATCTCGACGAGCAGGTTCTCCTTCGACTCGATGTACCGGTAGAGCGCGCCCTTTCCCATGCCCGTCGCGGCGGTCAGGTCGCTCACCGAGGTGCCGGAGTACCCGCGCTCGGCGAACAGCGTCGTCGCGATGTCGACGACTTCCGCCCGACGCGCCTCGAAGCCCGGGCCGTGCCCCTGCGGACGGCCGCGCCGTGGCGCCTGCGCGCCGGCTCGCGTATCCGTCGTCGCCATGGGTCCCCCTCGCTCCCGGACTGGTCGGCCCAGGCTGCCACACCGCCGCGGCCGGACCCGTCCCGACGAGGGCATCGTCCGAACGAGTGATGCCCTTGTGGTGCGGGTCGCACCGGGCTACCGTCCCCGAATTACGTGGACCGCTCGGTCCACTTAAATCCTAGGCCCTCGCAGCGCCGCGTGCGACCTACACCGCGCCGCCCGCGTGTGGTCTGTCGGGAACCGACCCGAAGGACCGATGTGGCATGACGAACCAGCATCCGACCGTGGCACCCGCGCGCACGGTCGATCGTGCCGAGGTCACCGAGCAGGAGCTCCGTGACCTCGGCGTCGACCTCGCCCGCGACTTCCCCGGCTCCACCGCCGCCGACTTCCTGCGCTACCCCGTCCTGAGCGAGGGCGGGTGGTTCATGGTCGTGAAGCACCAGCCCACGCTGCGGTCGGTCAGCCGCGAACCCTGGGATCTCTTCGGTCCCATCCACCTCACCTCCCACGGATTGGACCTCTCGTGAGCGGAACGATGATCGGTGTGGACGTCGGCGGGACGTTCACCGACGTGGTGGCCATCGAGGGCGGCGAGATCCGCACCATCAAGGTGGCGACGGAGGCGCAGACCGAGCTCGGCGTGATCGCCGGCGCCCGGGAGGCGGGCGTCGAGAACGCCACGACGTTCAACCACGCCAGCACCCACGGGCTGAACGCCGTGATCACCCGCAAGCTGCCCAAGATCGCCTTCCTCACCACCATGGGGCACCGGGACATCCTCGACGCCGGCCGCACCTGGCGCCCCGCCGAGGCACTCACCGACGCGCACTGGCGTCGCCCCTACGGCGACGCCTCCCGCCCGCTCGTCGCCCG is from Pseudonocardia autotrophica and encodes:
- a CDS encoding AMP-binding protein, which produces MDLQGQLETIDVTRLRGRRAVNRWERTSVGDVFERLTWSYPDKTAITGRPGAYGEDRFASVTYREADEITSQVAHALAGHGLEPGARVVLFSENSVEAYLAKIGIAKAGMVAVPINPALAPDVLEHLIGQAQPATAIVDAELWPRAESAFAATGLGVGATITIGGAPVAGSVSFGEFLDGEPTTEPDVEIHSDDIWQLLYTSGTTAMPKGVMFSHGASHLAGLNFTVSLTRGLQVETELKVATALPMIYHVGDQIFTLSAFLAGGSLVLGRRPVPDQVVATIAEERPTALWAGSPQFVAAINAEAERAGADLSSLTVLVYGWGALDPAVYAGLQEKAPGLVVLGIFGQTEAIACHRFWPAVWNEIYERTAPAVNYVGVPSPLLASDVVDETGQSLRDTPQVPGEVVYRSPIVTAGYYLNEEATREAFRGGWFHSGDSASVDADGLRIMVDRFKDIVKSGGENVSSLRVESVLHGHPAVEKAAVIGLPHEHWGEAVTAVVVLRAGAEPDEESIIAHCRAKLGGYETPKAIVFADSLPETVGGKILKYKLRRQHSTLFG
- a CDS encoding TetR/AcrR family transcriptional regulator, coding for MATTDTRAGAQAPRRGRPQGHGPGFEARRAEVVDIATTLFAERGYSGTSVSDLTAATGMGKGALYRYIESKENLLVEISARVMGPLVERTHEVCALDESPLVKLRLISEAILAGIAERPDSVWVYEHDYRYLTGTNRTRFLAQRSAFEEPLLELGRDAVARGLFRDTDVRLLMFQFFNLHKQVAQWFHRGGGWSPEELSREYCRTLFNGFAADSTDFADVERRVANLRH